One stretch of Cohnella algarum DNA includes these proteins:
- a CDS encoding NAD-dependent epimerase/dehydratase family protein, with protein MRIVVAGGDGFCGWPTALYLSRKGHEVTIVDSLVRRKWDEELRSNSLTPIASLEDRIARWKELTGREIQLYIGDLNHYDFLRTVLAQTRPEAFVHFAEQRSAPYSMIDREHAVFTQVNNVVGTLNVIYGIKEVVPNCHLIKLGTMGEYGTPNIDIEEGYIRIVHNGREDVLPYPKQPGSMYHLSKVHDSHNLMFACRVWGLRATDLNQGVVYGLHTDETQMDPLLVNRLDYDGVFGTALNRFLIQAAIGHDLTVYGEGGQTRGFLNIRDTIRCIEITAENPAESGEFRVFNQFTEEFSVLDLAEKVRRVAEREGLNSRIVHLDNPRVEKEKHYYFAKNTKLKDLGLEPHLLTDEALLDILQTAIKHKDRVLTENVLPKVTWK; from the coding sequence ATGAGAATCGTCGTCGCAGGCGGAGACGGATTTTGCGGTTGGCCTACCGCCCTTTATTTATCCCGAAAGGGACATGAAGTCACGATCGTCGACAGCCTCGTTCGCCGCAAATGGGACGAGGAGCTTCGTTCGAATTCGCTGACGCCGATCGCCTCGCTCGAGGACCGGATCGCCCGCTGGAAAGAGCTTACCGGGCGGGAAATTCAATTGTACATAGGGGATTTGAATCATTATGACTTTTTAAGAACGGTACTTGCGCAAACCCGGCCCGAAGCGTTCGTGCATTTCGCGGAACAGCGTTCCGCCCCCTATTCGATGATCGACCGGGAACACGCCGTATTTACCCAAGTGAACAACGTGGTAGGCACGCTTAACGTCATCTATGGGATCAAGGAGGTCGTGCCGAACTGCCATCTGATCAAGCTCGGAACGATGGGGGAATACGGAACGCCCAACATCGATATCGAGGAGGGCTACATTCGGATCGTTCATAACGGCAGGGAAGATGTCCTGCCCTACCCGAAACAGCCGGGTTCCATGTACCACCTTTCCAAAGTTCACGACAGCCACAATTTGATGTTCGCCTGCCGGGTTTGGGGGCTGAGGGCAACCGATTTGAACCAGGGGGTCGTTTACGGACTGCATACCGACGAAACGCAGATGGATCCTCTGCTGGTCAATCGTCTAGACTATGATGGGGTGTTCGGCACCGCGCTTAACCGATTCCTTATTCAAGCCGCCATCGGCCACGATTTGACCGTTTACGGCGAAGGCGGCCAAACGCGTGGGTTTCTGAACATTCGCGATACGATCCGCTGTATCGAGATTACGGCTGAAAATCCCGCGGAAAGCGGCGAATTCAGGGTGTTCAACCAATTCACGGAGGAATTTTCCGTGTTGGACCTTGCGGAGAAGGTACGGAGGGTTGCGGAGCGGGAAGGCTTGAACAGCCGCATCGTCCATTTGGACAATCCGCGCGTCGAGAAAGAGAAACATTACTATTTCGCGAAAAACACGAAGTTGAAGGATTTGGGTCTCGAGCCTCATCTGCTGACGGACGAAGCGCTGCTCGACATTTTACAAACGGCTATCAAGCATAAGGACCGCGTGCTGACGGAAAACGTTCTGCCCAAAGTAACCTGGAAATAG
- a CDS encoding NUDIX domain-containing protein — MPHVRIRCTGLIVKKDAVLLVEYDDNGVHYNLPGGGLEPGETIVEGVAREIREETTAEVEVGRLALVYEMAPHKQSGDYGRDEKHGLHLIFECALKEGSEPKLPPLPDPLQSAVKWVPVTELDSVLLIPNIAPQLISYLTGDNRDAVFVEDYRLERLRIET, encoded by the coding sequence TTGCCGCATGTCAGAATTCGCTGTACGGGATTGATCGTCAAAAAGGATGCCGTCTTGCTGGTCGAATACGACGATAACGGCGTTCATTATAATTTGCCGGGAGGAGGACTGGAGCCGGGGGAAACGATCGTCGAAGGCGTCGCGCGGGAAATACGGGAAGAAACGACCGCGGAAGTGGAGGTTGGGCGGCTTGCGCTCGTGTACGAAATGGCTCCGCATAAGCAGTCCGGCGATTACGGGCGCGATGAAAAACATGGTCTCCATCTCATTTTCGAATGCGCTCTGAAAGAAGGCTCGGAGCCAAAGCTGCCGCCGCTGCCGGACCCGCTTCAGTCCGCGGTAAAGTGGGTTCCCGTCACGGAGCTGGATTCCGTTTTGCTTATCCCCAATATTGCGCCTCAACTAATAAGCTATCTGACGGGAGACAACCGAGACGCCGTGTTCGTCGAAGACTATCGGTTGGAGCGGCTTCGAATCGAAACTTGA
- a CDS encoding glycosyltransferase family 4 protein, with protein MKIAIVTETFLPSTDGIVTRLLATVRWLRDQGNQITVIAPDLGISEYDGIKVEGIPARPFFLYPDKELAMPSRRVGAILRRIQPDLLHVVNPAVLGVAGIYYGRKLRLPLVASYHTQIPKYADYYRLPFLKPILWTWLRLLHNRADLNLCTSKSVQEELIAQKFRSVRLWKRGVDTARFGPQHRKDSMRLRLSGGKPASTILLYVGRLAAEKGIERIREVLASSPGTCLALVGDGPHRPYLERYFQGTNAVFAGFMHGEELAQAYASADLFVFPSTTETLGLVILEAMASGLPVVAGRSGPTCEQIEDGVTGVLFDADRPRGMKEAVDRLAGDADLRQRISRGAAELASHVGWDEPSEQLLGYYRQVLQGDLRKAPSPSVDTRSP; from the coding sequence ATGAAGATCGCCATCGTGACCGAAACGTTCCTCCCCTCGACGGATGGCATCGTGACCCGTCTCCTCGCGACCGTCCGCTGGCTTCGGGATCAGGGGAATCAGATTACGGTCATCGCGCCCGACCTTGGGATAAGCGAATATGACGGCATAAAAGTCGAAGGCATTCCCGCCCGTCCCTTCTTTTTGTATCCCGACAAGGAGCTGGCGATGCCCAGCCGCCGGGTCGGCGCCATCCTGCGCCGAATTCAGCCAGACCTGCTGCATGTCGTGAACCCGGCCGTGTTGGGGGTGGCGGGAATTTATTATGGCCGCAAGCTGCGCTTGCCCTTGGTCGCCTCTTACCATACACAAATCCCGAAATACGCCGATTATTACCGGCTTCCGTTTCTGAAGCCGATCTTGTGGACGTGGCTTCGCCTGCTTCACAACCGCGCCGACCTCAATTTGTGCACCTCCAAATCCGTGCAGGAGGAGCTGATCGCGCAAAAATTCCGCAGCGTCCGACTGTGGAAACGAGGCGTCGACACGGCGCGGTTCGGGCCGCAGCATCGGAAGGACAGCATGCGTCTGCGCCTGTCCGGAGGAAAGCCGGCTTCGACCATCCTGCTCTATGTCGGCAGGCTCGCCGCCGAAAAAGGCATCGAACGGATTCGGGAAGTGCTGGCAAGCTCCCCGGGCACATGCCTTGCCCTTGTCGGCGACGGACCGCATCGTCCTTATTTGGAGCGCTATTTTCAAGGGACGAATGCGGTGTTTGCCGGGTTCATGCACGGAGAGGAGCTGGCGCAAGCTTACGCTTCGGCCGACCTTTTCGTTTTTCCGTCCACGACCGAAACGCTCGGTCTTGTCATCCTGGAAGCGATGGCGTCCGGGCTTCCGGTCGTAGCCGGCCGCAGCGGCCCGACGTGCGAGCAGATCGAAGACGGAGTAACGGGCGTGCTGTTTGATGCGGACCGGCCGAGAGGCATGAAGGAGGCGGTCGATCGACTCGCGGGCGACGCCGATTTGCGGCAACGAATTTCGCGCGGCGCTGCCGAACTTGCGAGCCATGTAGGCTGGGACGAGCCCTCCGAGCAGCTTCTCGGCTACTATCGGCAAGTGCTTCAAGGGGACTTGCGCAAAGCCCCCAGCCCATCGGTTGACACGCGCAGTCCCTGA
- a CDS encoding HAD family hydrolase — protein sequence MHRIKGIMFDMDNTLLRSAIDFPEMKREIYAFLAGHRLLDEDCAFQRETSSTLIRQARQTGRLTKELEEETWAIVRKHEVKGMAGAELEPGVRELLNGLVGCYRLTVVTNNSEEAARAALAENGILSFFDLVAGRERMAMLKPSPDGFVYVLESYPDIPASEWISVGDSWIDGKGAQEAGIRFVAYGTDIAKMRESGVEPDGKIDHIGQLLDFLASG from the coding sequence ATGCATCGGATAAAAGGCATTATGTTCGATATGGACAATACGCTGCTTCGCTCGGCCATCGATTTTCCGGAGATGAAGCGGGAGATTTACGCTTTTTTGGCCGGCCACCGGCTTCTGGACGAGGATTGTGCGTTCCAGCGGGAGACGTCTTCGACGCTAATTCGGCAGGCTCGTCAGACGGGCCGGTTGACGAAAGAACTGGAAGAGGAAACCTGGGCGATCGTCAGGAAGCACGAGGTGAAGGGGATGGCCGGCGCCGAATTGGAGCCGGGCGTCAGGGAACTGCTCAACGGACTCGTCGGCTGCTATCGTTTGACGGTCGTCACGAACAACTCGGAGGAAGCGGCGCGTGCCGCATTGGCCGAAAACGGCATTCTCTCTTTTTTCGATCTCGTTGCGGGCCGGGAACGAATGGCCATGCTGAAGCCGTCGCCCGACGGTTTTGTCTACGTTCTCGAAAGTTATCCGGATATACCGGCTTCGGAGTGGATTTCCGTCGGCGACTCCTGGATCGACGGCAAGGGGGCGCAGGAGGCGGGCATCCGGTTTGTCGCGTATGGGACCGATATCGCCAAAATGAGGGAATCCGGCGTCGAACCGGACGGCAAAATCGATCATATCGGCCAGTTGCTCGATTTTTTGGCGTCCGGATAA
- a CDS encoding MBL fold metallo-hydrolase, with protein sequence MDKEMSYGEDYRFLPFTSIKNGTGLEVGPDLFCETVQIVNVVFIGKPGGEWVLADAGMPQSAAQIRAACQRRFGENAKPQGIVLTHGHFDHVGAIVELLDEWDVPVYAHELEMPFLTGRQSYPPPDPAVEGGLVAKLSSLFPVEPVNLGTRVENLPMDGSIPVLPEWRWIHTPGHTPGHISLFRERDRALVAGDAFVTVRQDSLLNVFTQQPDMSGPPRYLTTDWEAARQSVRKLRDLQPQSAIAGHGMPMEGERLAESLRKLAEEFDSVAVPDYGKYVKH encoded by the coding sequence ATGGATAAGGAAATGTCATACGGCGAGGACTACCGCTTTTTGCCTTTTACGTCTATAAAAAACGGAACGGGCCTGGAGGTCGGGCCGGATCTGTTTTGCGAAACGGTCCAGATCGTCAACGTCGTTTTCATCGGGAAGCCGGGCGGCGAGTGGGTGCTGGCGGATGCGGGAATGCCGCAATCGGCGGCCCAAATTCGGGCGGCCTGCCAACGGCGATTCGGGGAAAACGCCAAGCCGCAAGGGATCGTTTTGACCCATGGCCATTTCGATCATGTCGGCGCGATCGTCGAACTGCTCGACGAGTGGGATGTTCCGGTTTATGCGCATGAACTGGAAATGCCTTTTTTGACGGGACGGCAATCGTACCCTCCGCCCGATCCGGCCGTCGAAGGCGGGCTGGTCGCCAAGCTGTCCTCTCTTTTTCCCGTAGAACCCGTAAATCTGGGAACCCGGGTCGAAAACCTGCCGATGGACGGATCGATTCCCGTGCTTCCGGAGTGGCGATGGATTCATACTCCCGGTCATACGCCGGGGCATATCTCGCTGTTCCGGGAGCGGGACCGCGCTTTGGTCGCGGGAGACGCGTTCGTGACGGTTCGCCAGGATTCGCTCTTGAACGTATTTACACAGCAGCCGGACATGAGCGGCCCCCCAAGATATTTGACGACCGATTGGGAGGCTGCCCGCCAATCCGTGCGCAAGCTGCGGGATCTTCAACCGCAATCGGCCATTGCCGGTCACGGCATGCCGATGGAAGGCGAGCGACTGGCAGAGAGTCTGCGAAAATTGGCCGAGGAATTCGATTCGGTCGCCGTACCCGACTATGGGAAATATGTAAAGCACTAG